From a single Haladaptatus caseinilyticus genomic region:
- a CDS encoding ParA family protein: MPNTMRIASFLDKGGVGKTTTVAHFGVALEEDGLDVLLIDLAGKQGDLAKHFGLWEEVQANEENWPNITTVFQDEWDIIAKQIDDAVDQLVLETGEGPDLIPAHEGLDGLDSMLGNIDDTQERYSRLNTFLTEFIDGQYDIVLLDLPGSTSNITYNGLWAAKNVLAPVKAGPFEEGQAAQLRDDLHEIREEQDTDIQLTMLILNELDERTNAGKHFKQTFTENYPDAIAPRQVNYSQDIVNAQINGQTAFALEEPSKTATRALEAYRENAAELVTRLEEQQ, from the coding sequence ATGCCGAATACAATGCGTATTGCGTCGTTCCTTGACAAAGGTGGAGTCGGAAAGACCACTACTGTCGCTCATTTTGGTGTTGCTCTTGAGGAGGATGGGCTTGACGTCCTCCTTATCGATCTCGCCGGGAAACAGGGCGACCTTGCGAAGCACTTTGGCCTTTGGGAAGAGGTACAAGCGAACGAGGAGAATTGGCCGAACATCACGACCGTGTTCCAAGATGAATGGGATATCATCGCCAAGCAAATCGACGACGCTGTTGATCAGCTCGTCCTCGAAACTGGAGAGGGTCCTGATCTGATTCCAGCGCACGAGGGGCTTGATGGACTCGATAGTATGCTCGGAAACATCGATGACACGCAAGAACGATACTCTCGCCTCAACACGTTCCTTACCGAGTTCATCGACGGCCAGTATGATATCGTGCTTCTCGATTTGCCAGGAAGCACATCCAATATCACCTACAATGGACTGTGGGCCGCAAAGAACGTACTCGCACCTGTGAAAGCAGGGCCGTTCGAAGAAGGCCAAGCAGCACAATTACGCGATGATCTACACGAGATCCGAGAAGAGCAAGATACAGACATCCAGCTGACGATGCTCATCCTCAACGAACTTGATGAACGTACGAATGCTGGTAAGCATTTCAAGCAGACGTTCACCGAGAACTATCCGGATGCGATTGCTCCTCGGCAGGTCAATTATTCGCAGGATATTGTGAATGCGCAAATAAACGGACAAACAGCGTTTGCACTTGAAGAGCCATCGAAGACGGCCACTCGTGCGTTAGAAGCGTATCGGGAAAATGCAGCTGAACTCGTCACCCGACTGGAGGAACAACAATGA
- a CDS encoding MarR family transcriptional regulator, with amino-acid sequence MSVVVREDTGFVEWSGDCISNSSKHPRKCHTLTILTCDYMVPRPRGATGPITQTEVELTETIAIVCGVHKAAFRVYLTVLDHPHCSIAEIADVLDRDSSTIGKQSKSLLEQEFVTRYPRNVSNGGVKYLHVAQSLDDTIEWLQEELDIWMDAVLAQLSQLTAD; translated from the coding sequence TTGTCGGTTGTCGTCAGGGAGGATACCGGTTTTGTCGAGTGGAGTGGGGATTGTATCTCGAACTCCTCGAAGCACCCGAGAAAATGCCATACGCTGACGATACTGACGTGCGACTATATGGTCCCGCGCCCTCGTGGAGCCACAGGCCCGATCACTCAGACTGAGGTGGAGCTCACGGAGACGATAGCTATCGTGTGTGGAGTGCACAAAGCAGCATTCCGTGTATACCTCACCGTTCTCGATCATCCACACTGCTCAATTGCTGAAATTGCGGATGTTCTCGACCGCGATTCCAGTACAATTGGCAAGCAATCGAAATCGCTGCTCGAACAAGAATTTGTGACTCGGTATCCGCGGAATGTCTCCAATGGGGGCGTCAAATATCTTCATGTTGCACAGTCGCTCGATGATACCATCGAGTGGCTCCAAGAGGAGTTGGACATTTGGATGGATGCAGTACTAGCTCAACTTTCGCAGCTCACTGCAGACTGA
- a CDS encoding plastocyanin/azurin family copper-binding protein: MHRRAVIKLLGSSAIGGSTILSGCARLNTSGSSTTVRMGTKGHQSFFDPVGLLVDPGETVTFEMESGNHSATAYHEQYSLAKETRLPKGVEPFDSGVLIDRGDTFEHTFDTKGTYDYYCIPHKTMGMIARIVVGEPGGPAEGSMPPDGKVPTSQRIIDNGSVGYEQFDTK; this comes from the coding sequence ATGCACCGGCGCGCAGTCATCAAACTACTTGGCTCAAGTGCAATCGGTGGTAGTACGATCCTTTCTGGGTGCGCTCGTCTGAACACATCTGGGTCGTCAACGACAGTTCGAATGGGTACAAAAGGGCATCAGTCGTTTTTTGATCCAGTTGGGCTGCTTGTTGACCCTGGTGAGACAGTAACATTCGAGATGGAGAGTGGCAATCACTCTGCGACAGCGTACCATGAACAGTATAGCCTCGCGAAGGAAACACGGCTTCCAAAGGGTGTTGAACCCTTTGACAGTGGTGTTCTCATTGACCGGGGAGATACGTTTGAGCACACGTTTGACACGAAGGGTACCTACGATTATTACTGTATTCCACATAAGACGATGGGGATGATTGCTCGAATCGTCGTTGGAGAACCAGGTGGCCCAGCTGAGGGGAGTATGCCTCCGGATGGGAAAGTACCGACAAGTCAGCGAATCATCGACAACGGAAGCGTTGGTTATGAACAGTTCGACACGAAATAA
- a CDS encoding orc1/cdc6 family replication initiation protein, protein MRRFTRKQNIFTNKDALNESYQPERIQERDEEIDAYMNALQPVVDGWEPNNIFVYGNTGVGKTAVTDFLLDRLCEDIGQYDDIDLHVLSLNCKTLNSSYQVAIELVNELRPEGAEISSTGYPQQTIFKKLYTELDKLGGTVLIVLDEIDSIGTRDELLYELPRARSNDKLTETKVGLIGVSNDFKFRDRLDPRVQDTLCERELHFPPYDAPELQNILESRVDVALAEGSLEDSVPRLCAALAAKDSGSARQALDLLRLAGEHAENSDDDLITESHVEAAKEMLEQERVEEGMRELTVNGHFALLAVVSMAAKGDTPCRTRRIYEEYTDLCQFAGVDPLAQRSVHNHLSDLRMLGILTAEENRSGSRGNYYSYALDVPFFSALSALSDVLSLEDTLTKLETLAQQNDVL, encoded by the coding sequence ATGCGGCGGTTCACCCGAAAACAAAATATTTTCACAAACAAGGACGCGCTCAACGAGTCCTATCAACCCGAGCGTATCCAAGAACGTGATGAAGAGATCGACGCGTACATGAACGCTCTTCAGCCCGTCGTCGACGGATGGGAGCCAAACAATATTTTCGTATACGGGAATACAGGAGTTGGGAAAACTGCAGTCACCGATTTCCTCCTTGATAGACTCTGTGAAGACATCGGACAATACGACGACATCGACCTCCATGTACTCTCTCTCAACTGTAAAACGCTCAACTCATCCTATCAAGTTGCTATCGAACTGGTGAACGAACTCCGACCTGAGGGGGCCGAAATCAGTTCGACAGGATATCCACAGCAAACGATCTTTAAAAAACTCTACACTGAACTCGACAAGCTTGGTGGAACCGTGCTCATCGTCCTTGACGAGATCGACTCCATCGGCACTCGTGACGAGCTTCTCTATGAACTCCCTCGTGCGCGATCAAATGACAAGCTTACTGAGACGAAAGTCGGTTTGATTGGTGTGAGCAATGATTTCAAGTTTCGAGATCGGCTCGATCCTCGTGTCCAAGACACACTCTGTGAACGGGAACTTCATTTCCCACCATATGACGCGCCTGAACTCCAGAATATTCTCGAGTCTCGCGTCGATGTTGCACTTGCAGAAGGATCTCTCGAAGATAGCGTCCCACGCCTCTGTGCTGCGCTTGCTGCCAAGGATAGTGGTAGTGCTCGTCAAGCACTCGACTTGCTTCGACTTGCGGGAGAGCATGCTGAAAACAGCGATGATGACCTCATTACGGAATCACATGTCGAGGCGGCAAAGGAGATGCTTGAACAGGAGCGTGTTGAAGAAGGGATGCGAGAATTAACCGTCAATGGCCATTTCGCCCTTCTAGCAGTCGTCTCAATGGCTGCAAAAGGTGATACACCGTGTCGTACCCGGCGTATCTATGAGGAGTATACTGACCTTTGCCAGTTCGCAGGTGTCGATCCGCTCGCTCAGCGGTCCGTACATAATCACCTATCTGATCTTAGGATGCTTGGTATTTTGACTGCCGAGGAGAATCGGAGTGGCTCCCGTGGAAATTACTACAGCTATGCACTAGATGTTCCCTTCTTTAGTGCGCTGTCAGCACTATCTGATGTGCTGTCTTTAGAGGATACGTTGACAAAGCTAGAAACGCTCGCACAGCAAAATGATGTTCTGTAG